In Pseudohongiella acticola, the sequence AGGCCAGCGCCTATCAACAGCCCTGTCAGCCCACCCATACAGAAGGTGATAATCAGCCAGAATGACAACGGCCTGACGGCGAACTCATAAAAGCCAAATGACAATGCGACCGGTTCCGTATTCCACATTGAGAAGCCGACACTCAGTATAAAAATCAACAACAATAACAGAAACATCAACCAACGCTTGAGTCGTTGCACAACAGTCAGCTCCCGGTAGACGAAAGTTTAGTGTCTTACAAATAAAAACGGCGCCATTCTTGCGAATACGCCGTTTTATATTTGTGCTTACAATGCTCTGAATCACGCCATACCAGGATGGTTAATGCTCCAGGGTATTATTGACACGGTCTCTCAGTTCTTTGCCTGGTTTGAAATGCGGAACATGCTTTCCACTGAGCGCCACCGGTGTCCCGGTTTTCGGATTACGTCCGATCCGGGGCACACGGTAATGCAGTGAAAAACTGCCAAATCCGCGAATTTCAATCCGGCCACCTTCTGACAAAGCCTCAGACATATACTCAATGACCGCCTTAACGGCAAACTCGCAATCTTTAGCTGACAGTTGCGACTGTTTGGCGGCTATGCGCTCGATAAGCTCAGACTTTGTCATGACAGGTTCCTTGAGTTAGTTATTTCTTTTCCATTTGGGCTTTGATCAGGTCACCGATGGTAGTCGGGCCGGAAGCCGCAACGTCCTGGTTCTTATGATCCTGAATGGCGGCTTTCTCGTCATCCATTTCAATGGCTTTTACAGAAACGCCAAGCACTCGGTTCTTGCGGTCAACACTGACCACTTTAACGTCAAGCTGGTCGCCTTCTTTCAGCACATTACGGGCGTCTTCTACCTTGTCCCGGCTAATTTCGGAAGCACGCAACATGCCTTCAACGCCATTACCCAGATCGACTGTGGCAGACTTGGCTTCGACGGCCGTGATGGTTGCCTTGACTATGCTGCCTTTCTCAAACTCGCCAACGTAGTTCGCGAACGGATCTTCAGACAGCTGCTTGATGCCAAGGGAAATGCGCTCACGCTCTGGATCAACAGACAGAATGACGGTTTCAATTTCGTCGCCTTTTTTGTAGGCACGAACCGCATCTTCACCTGATTCATCCCAGGAGATGTCAGACAGGTGAACCAGACCGTCGATGTTGCCATCAAGCCCGATAAAGATACCGAAATCAGTGATTGATTTGATGCTACCGGAGATCTTGTCGCCTTTCTTGAACTGCTCGGCAAAACGATCCCATGGGTTCTGGAAGCACTGTTTGATACCCAGAGAGATACGACGACGTTCTTCGTCTATGTCCAGGATCATCACTTCTACTTCGTCACCCAGCTGCACAATCTTGGATGGATGAACGTTTTTGTTTGTCCAATCCATTTCCGACACGTGTACCAGACCTTCAACGCCTTCTTCCAGCTCGGCGAAGCAGCCGTAGTCAGTCAGATTGGTAACGCGTGCCTTGACCTTGGTTTCTTCCGGGTAACGGGCTTTGATATCAACCCATGGATCTTCACCCAGTTGTTTCAGGCCCAGAGATACACGATTACGCTCGCGGTCATACTTCAATACTTTGACTTTGATCTCGTCGCCGACATTGACGATTTCGCTTGGGTGCTTAATGCGCTTCCACGACATGTCAGTAATATGCAGCAGGCCGTCTACACCGCCCAGATCGACGAATGCGCCGTAATCTGTCAGGTTCTTGACGATACCCTTGATAACAAGACCTTCCTGCAGGCTTGCCAGCAACTCATCACGCTCTTCCGAGCTGACTGCTTCCAGCACAGCACGACGTGATACCACAACGTTGTTGCGCTTCTGATCCAGTTTGATCAGTTTAAATTCAAGCAGCTGACCTTCCAGATGCGTGGTGTCGCGAATCGGACGAATGTCGACCAGAGAACCTGGCAGGAACGCACGGATATTGTTGAGGTCGACAGTGAAACCGCCTTTGACCTTTCCGTTGATAATACCTTTGACCACTTCGTTCTTTTCGAAAGCCGCTTCCAGCTCCATCCAGGACTCTGCCCGTTTGGCTTTCTCTCTGGACAGTCGTGTTTCACCAAAACCGTCTTCGACGGCTTCCAGTGCTACTTTGACGATGTCACCAACTGACAGAGAAAAACTGCCGTTCTCATCCAGGAACTGGCTTTTGGGAATAACGCCCTCGGACTTGAGTCCGGCGTGGACGGTAACCCAGTCAGAATCGATATCGATAACTGTGCCGTTGACGATGGCGCCAGGTGTCATATCAACATCAATCAGACTTTGTTCAAATAATTCAGCGAAACTTTCACTCATGTTTAATCCTGTAAATTAAATTAGCCGTCAAAAGGTACCAGGAGGCACGTTCTGCAGCTTCAGTACAACCGCACACCAGCATGTACGGGCCAATGACAAAAAGCCCGCTGATGGACAATGCTGGCTCCATCATCAGGCCGGGTACTCAGTCTAACTTGTTGCGGTCCTGCTTGGGTCTTGCCTGAATCTGGTTCGATTCAGTCGTGCCTGCCGGTTCAGATTCACCGGACTGTTTTGTTCATATTTTTTATTTATAACTTTGCAATTGTTCAGATTTTTACAGCATGGATTCACGCTTTTTATTTACCATGGCCAGTATCTGACTGACCACTTCCGGGATGCTCATCCGGGTTGTATCGACGACGATGGCATCATCAGCCGGTCGCAGTGGCGCAACCGCCCTGCTACTGTCCCGAGCATCACGCGCATTGATATCCGCTAAAAGGTCGCCGATATTAACATCAATACCCTTTGCAATCAACTGCTTATATCGCCGATCTGCACGCTCTTGCGCAGACGCTGTCAAAAACACTTTCTGCAGTGCATCAATAAACACCACAGTGCCCATGTCGCGCCCATCCGCAACAAGGCCCGGTGCCTGCCGGAACGCTCTCTGGCGCAGCAATAGCGCTTCCCTGACCGCCGGCAGCGCCGCAACGACGGAAGCCATGGCGCCCGCTTCTTCATGGCGTATATGCGC encodes:
- a CDS encoding lipopolysaccharide assembly protein LapA domain-containing protein, with protein sequence MQRLKRWLMFLLLLLIFILSVGFSMWNTEPVALSFGFYEFAVRPLSFWLIITFCMGGLTGLLIGAGLIRDTRLRFRIRALEKELAKRSGAKPTRTD
- the ihfB gene encoding integration host factor subunit beta, translating into MTKSELIERIAAKQSQLSAKDCEFAVKAVIEYMSEALSEGGRIEIRGFGSFSLHYRVPRIGRNPKTGTPVALSGKHVPHFKPGKELRDRVNNTLEH
- the cmk gene encoding (d)CMP kinase, with the translated sequence MTETQGDAVPVLAIDGPGGAGKGTVSRLLASALGWHYLDSGALYRIVALAARRSAVALEDEPRVAALVPALDIRFGTGSDDSVWLQGEEVSAHIRHEEAGAMASVVAALPAVREALLLRQRAFRQAPGLVADGRDMGTVVFIDALQKVFLTASAQERADRRYKQLIAKGIDVNIGDLLADINARDARDSSRAVAPLRPADDAIVVDTTRMSIPEVVSQILAMVNKKRESML
- the rpsA gene encoding 30S ribosomal protein S1, with product MSESFAELFEQSLIDVDMTPGAIVNGTVIDIDSDWVTVHAGLKSEGVIPKSQFLDENGSFSLSVGDIVKVALEAVEDGFGETRLSREKAKRAESWMELEAAFEKNEVVKGIINGKVKGGFTVDLNNIRAFLPGSLVDIRPIRDTTHLEGQLLEFKLIKLDQKRNNVVVSRRAVLEAVSSEERDELLASLQEGLVIKGIVKNLTDYGAFVDLGGVDGLLHITDMSWKRIKHPSEIVNVGDEIKVKVLKYDRERNRVSLGLKQLGEDPWVDIKARYPEETKVKARVTNLTDYGCFAELEEGVEGLVHVSEMDWTNKNVHPSKIVQLGDEVEVMILDIDEERRRISLGIKQCFQNPWDRFAEQFKKGDKISGSIKSITDFGIFIGLDGNIDGLVHLSDISWDESGEDAVRAYKKGDEIETVILSVDPERERISLGIKQLSEDPFANYVGEFEKGSIVKATITAVEAKSATVDLGNGVEGMLRASEISRDKVEDARNVLKEGDQLDVKVVSVDRKNRVLGVSVKAIEMDDEKAAIQDHKNQDVAASGPTTIGDLIKAQMEKK